The DNA window ATATTAATATTGTAACtgttgtattattattagtattacacacacacacacacacacacacacacacacacacacacacacacacacacacacacacacacacacacacacacacacgcacacacacgcacacacacacacacacacacacacacacggcacgcacattTGTCAGACTGTCAGAGCTGCTCCcagtcattacacacacatacacactacagcaGTTATATTACTGTGTTTTTGTAGTTTTCATTTTCAATGGTCTATGCTTTTCTTCTGCCTTCTGTGTTGTCCTCAGGGGTTTTGGCACAAGAGATGAAGACTCCTGAGCCATATGGTTCTTCCTACATTGCGGCATCCTATGTGAAGACCTTGGAGGCTGCAGGAGCACGAGTCGTTCCAGTGAGGTGGGAACTGAGGAGCTGTGGGGCTGGAATTAAACCAATTTCTTATCACTCATAGATGTATTacgtcagggtttcccaaactggggtgcgtgcacccctgggggtgcgcgacttgctACAAGAGGGTGCacgagttgaatagagcaatggctgagatgtttGTTTTTATACAAACATTACATAGTTTATAATTgttttttggtgaattgtatgctggagggatccagctgaagtgtcatttataactgctagacttgttatgcaacaagttccattaatgatggcaaaaaaaacgtcaggtctattggaaatgaagaTTGCCCAAAATATGTGGCTGTGCAACATttacttagggggtgcgcgaaccacattgaaatgtaaaagggggtgcgcagggggaaaagtttgggaaccgctgtattAGGTGATAACCACTAAATACCTACCAATCTCAGCGGTATATCATACCAATGCCTAAATTATGAATGTGTaggtatttttaaaaaaaaatcacaactaGAAACTTTGTGTGCATATGTAATGATTGttttatgtatctctctctctctctctctctctctctctctctctctgttacaggGTGGTGAATCGAACTGAGGAGGAGTATCATCAGTTGTTTAAGTCATTAAATGGGTAAATCAGTTCagaaatagaataataataaatagaatAATAATCTCAACAAAAGTCCAACAGCAAAAGTAGACTGCAGTTGGAAAGTTTTATGTCCATGGTGTTTTTAAGAGTTGTGAGTCGCACGTTGTGTTTGCAGTCTTCTTCTTCCAGGTGGAGCAGCTAACCTCATGACATCCGGATACGCCAAAGCAGCTAACATCTTCTACAGACTCGCTTTAGAGGTTTGGAAAACACATTTCAGCCTTTACATTCTCTGCCTATGTACTGTTATGGATTAGATGCCTGAATTGCTAGGAGTAGCCATTGTTTGCTTTTAATTAGGCCTAATACAATACAGCATCACATTATAATTTACCCCATAATTACATGGCAATTTGGCCAGCCTATATATGAACATTTTTCAGTAGAACATTTTtctgcccctgtctgtctgtctgtctctctctccctctctctctctctctctctctctctctctctctctctctctctctctctctctctctctctctctctctctctctctcgcatgctctctcgctctctctcatgtcACAGGCTAATGACCAGGGTGATTATTTTCCGATATGGGGAACTTGTCTTGGATTTGAGCAGCTCTTGGTCATCACCGCTGGAGAGAATCTCCTGTGCCGCACCAACACCAGTGGGATATCTCTACCCTTGGACTTTGTACCAGGTCAGTGGAGTGCAATGAATGTCTGTCTTGCTTATCCTATTTCAAATTAAAACTAATATTACAATTAATAGCAATCCCAAATCATATTGAGATTATTTTCACTCCAATTTTAATACAGTCCAGTTGAAATAAGGGAACAGTAAAGTGTGATTGAAGGCTCACTGTACGGTATGTGAACcaatatttagtaaatattttACACCAAATAATAAAATCTAATTTCTAACATAGATTCCGCCAACAGTAAGCTCTTCAAGGATTTCCCAGAAGATGTGATGACATCTCTTGCTACTGAAAACATTACAGTGAATTTCCACAAATGGAGCATCTCTACTGAGGTGGGCGAAACTGttggccagtggttcccaaactggaggcCGGGACCCTTGGGGGAGTAGGGGTCGCGAAAGTACTGCAGGGGGGGTCGCAGATAAAAGGGATTTTGTATAAAAACAACAAACCCCAAAGTTAACAATTAACATAACTCTATAAATTGGTTAGTTACAGGGTTCACTTGTATGATTATTATCAATGCATTTACTGTTCCTGTGACCTTCAagttaaaacttttttttaagcgaccttggtgttttgaaaggcgccgtataaaacgaaagtattgttactgttattattattattattattattattattattattattattattaattgacAAAAAAGTTTAGCGTTTGGAATGTAGGGCACTAGGGGTGGGGGTcacaaaaatattcttaggtccaaaaggggggggggtccaAACATAAAcaatttgggaaccactgctgtaggccaCCCTGTCACTTGGCACAACGGGGTGTTTCTCGGCCGTGAATCTGTTTTGATTTCACTCACGCAGAATTTCACCAAGAGCGAGGAGCTCAGGACTTTCTACAAAATCTTGAGCACCAACGTAGACGATGGGAACATAGAGTTCATTTCTACCATGGAGGGTAAGGAGGATTGCAGTGAaattgcatgcgtgcatgcttgcgtgcatgtgtgcgtgtgcgtgcgtgcaggtgtgcgtgctcgaatgcatgtgtgtgtgcatgcacgtgtgtgtgtgtgcacatgtacttgtgtgtgtgtgtgcgcgccttcgtgtgtgtgtgtgtgtgtgtgtgtgtatgtccgtgtgtgtgtgtgcgtgtgcctgcgtgtgtgcgtgcctgtgtgtgtgcttgtgtgtgtgtgtgtgtgtgtgtgtgtgtgtgtgtgtgtgtgtgtgtgtgcatgttcatttccgtgtcttcctgtgtgtgtgcttgtgtctgtgtgtgtgtgtgtgtgtgtgtgtgtgtgtgtgtgtgcatgttcatgtgtgtgtctgcctgtgtgtgtgcttgtgtttgtgtgtgtctgtgtgtgtgtgtgtgtgtgtgtgtgtgtgtgtgtgtgtgtgtgtgtgtgtgtgtgtgtgtgtgtgtgtgtgtgtgtgtgtgtgtgtgtgtgtgtgtgtgtgtgtgtgtgtgtgtgtgtgaagtgaaagcttgcatgtgtgtgtaataattttgtccttttgTGTAGCCTATGACTACCCCATCTACGGAGTGCAGTGGCATCCTGAGAAGAATGCCTTTGAGTGGAGCCGGGATTactacccccacaccccctcagcCATCAAGATGACCTTCCACATGGCACACTTCTTCGTCAATGAGGGTACTatgaatataataataacaacaaccacaacaacaaccgtaataataatacattgataTTGTATAACACTTTTCAAGGTACTCAAAGATGCTTATATTGGAGCTCCTTATATATATACGTATGTGACTTTCACATCTAAATTAAATGCATCAAATTGACCTTAGTTTCTTTGTTGCTCCAGCTAGTGTGgctttgtgtctgtctgat is part of the Engraulis encrasicolus isolate BLACKSEA-1 chromosome 9, IST_EnEncr_1.0, whole genome shotgun sequence genome and encodes:
- the LOC134455506 gene encoding gamma-glutamyl hydrolase-like yields the protein MVQPEVISVPGWGIHKTNYVVWNLHKRTCPCCAIALSTESVLECYQLFWGEVMQLLSLAWVLIALCAIPAVLPLHEKRRNDRPIIGVLAQEMKTPEPYGSSYIAASYVKTLEAAGARVVPVRVVNRTEEEYHQLFKSLNGLLLPGGAANLMTSGYAKAANIFYRLALEANDQGDYFPIWGTCLGFEQLLVITAGENLLCRTNTSGISLPLDFVPDSANSKLFKDFPEDVMTSLATENITVNFHKWSISTENFTKSEELRTFYKILSTNVDDGNIEFISTMEAYDYPIYGVQWHPEKNAFEWSRDYYPHTPSAIKMTFHMAHFFVNEAKKSFHSFASEEEENKWLIYNHHPIFSGADGSSFIQKYYFD